The Heliangelus exortis chromosome 21, bHelExo1.hap1, whole genome shotgun sequence genome includes a window with the following:
- the PIGS gene encoding GPI transamidase component PIG-S yields the protein MAAAAVAALAADEAERARGRRAALSFAAIAVVLGLPLWWRTTETYRAALPYTDIEGLGQLPFQLTVPLAVVFAPGSVPEDLPRPLPFRDVQEMEIAVNVRTSITSRYEMIYRSTTAQEEAALNVATALEADAALHPLQDTSLGSLTVYVVPETSSLLPQGTRVYVGKHRSALLRAEGGLASLRTRLRQLTQVMSFTAGSIAAALSDRVPDGHLSPDARRHLKSSLGYEITFSLLNPDPKSHVVNWEIEDAVNRYVQPVLDKLSLVANFSVDSQILYYAVLGVTPRFDKESSSFILSAHSLPHVINPVEARLGSSAASLYPVLNFLLYVPERSHSPLYIQDKDGAPVSTNAFHSPRWGGIMIYNIEAAASPQASFPLHVDVDMVRVMEVFLAQLRLLFGLSREELPPEFLVEISGNEGLADWELDRLLWTHTMENIATVSTTLTSLAQLLDKIGNIVIKDDVASEVYRAVASAQNAMAELARGRLHSAFQASKEAVTSSERAFFDPSLLHLLYFPDDQKFAIYIPLFLPMAVPILLSLVKIVRETRQQKKEPTKMD from the exons atggcggcggcggcagtGGCTGCGTTAGCGGCGGATGAAGCAG AGCGGGCGCGGGGCCGCAGAGCCGCCCTGTCCTTCGCGGCCATCGCTGTGGTGTTGGGGCTGCCGCTGTGGTGGAGGACAACCGAGACCTACCGCGCCGCGCTGCCCTACACCGACATCGAGGGGCTAGGCCAGCTGCCG TTCCAGCTGACCGTGCCTCTTGCCGTGGTGTTCGCCCCTGGGTCGGTGCCCGAGGACCTGCCGAGGCCGCTGCCTTTCAGAGATGTGCAGGAGATGGAGATCGCCGTCAACG TGAGAACCAGCATCACCTCCCGATATGAGATGATTTACCGCAGCACCACAGCTCaggaggaggcagcactgaATGTGGCTACTGCACTAG AGGCTGATGCAGCTCTGCACCCGCTGCAGGACACCTCATTGGGCTCTCTGACTGTGTATGTGGTCCCTGAAacctcctctctcctgcctcAG ggCACCAGAGTCTATGTGGGGAAGCACCGCAGTGCCCTGCTGAGGGCTGAGGGGGGTCTGGCTTCCCTCCGCACCCGCCTCCGGCAGCTCACACAGGTGATGTCCTTCACGGCCGGTTCCATTGCTGCTGCCCTCTCAGACCGTGTGCCCGATGGCCACCTCAGCCCTGATGCTCGGCGGCACTTGAAATCCAGCCTGG GGTATGAGATCACCTTCAGCCTGCTGAACCCTGACCCCAAGTCCCACGTGGTGAACTGGGAGATTGAGGATGCGGTGAACCGCTACGTGCAGCCTGTCCTGGACAAACTGAGCTTGGTGGCCAACTTCTCTGTTGACTCACAG ATCCTGTACTATGCTGTGCTAGGAGTGACACCACGCTTTGACAAAGAGTCCTCCAGCTTCATCCTGAGTGCCCACAGTCTCCCACATGTCATCAACCCTGTGGAGGCCCGGCTGG GCTCCAGCGCTGCCTCACTCTACCCTGTGCTGAACTTCCTGCTGTATGTGCCAGAACGTTCCCACTCCCCTCTCTACATCCAGGACAAGGATGGAGCCCCAGTGAGCACCAATGCCTTCCACAGCCCCCGCTGGGGTGGTATCATG ATTTACAACattgaagctgctgcttccccccaAGCTTCTTTCCCACTTCATGTGGACGTGGACATGGTGCGAGTGATGGAGGTTTTCCTGGCCCAGCTCCG GTTACTTTTTGGGTTGTCTCGGGAGGAGCTGCCTCCTGAATTCCTGGTGGAGATCTCAGGGAACGAGGGGCTGGCTGACTGGGAGCTGGACCGTCTGCTCTGGACCCACACCATGGAGAACATTGCCACTGTGTCCACCACCTTGACCTCACTGGCCCAGCTCCTGGACAAGATTGGGAACATTGTCATCAAAGATGATGTTGCCTCTGAG GTGTACCGAGCAGTGGCCTCAGCACAGAACGCCATGGCAGAGCTGGCCAGGGGACGCCTCCACTCAGCTTTCCAGGCCAGCAAGGAGGCAGTCACCTCCTCGGAGCGTGCCTTCTTTGACCCATctctccttcatctcctctACTTCCCTGATGACCAGAAATTTGCCATCTACATTCCTCTCTTCCTGCCCATGGCTGTCCCTATTCTCCTCTCCTTGGTCAAGATTGTCCGGGAGACCAGGCAGCAAAAGAAGGAGCCCACCAAGATGGACTGA